The Streptomyces sp. NBC_00691 genome has a segment encoding these proteins:
- a CDS encoding PAC2 family protein: protein MIELEGVPELIDPVMVAAFEGWNDAGDAASTAVAHLDREWKGEVFAALDAEDYYDFQVNRPTVFLDNGVRKITWPTTRLSVVRVGGDKPRDLVLVRGIEPSMRWRSFCNEILAFAHELGVEMVVILGALLGDTPHTRPVPVSGVTSDPDLARTMDLEETRYEGPTGIVGILQEACTHAGVPAVSLWAAVPHYVSQPPNPKATLALLNRLEDLIGLRIPLGELPEDARAWQVGVDQLAAEDSEVAEYVQTLEEARDTAELPEASGEAIAREFERYLRRREPGTGPGGGPGVAMEGGDTPFLRDPGSGRTRPPKPEQPGPEAVPGTETAEGSEETDVPEGPTASADGSPDTDADTDAGRDPVLDTDADTGADADGDTGAGSDTDGGADGESGK, encoded by the coding sequence GTGATCGAGCTCGAGGGGGTACCCGAGCTGATCGACCCGGTCATGGTGGCCGCGTTCGAAGGCTGGAACGACGCCGGCGACGCCGCCTCCACCGCGGTCGCCCATCTGGACCGGGAATGGAAGGGCGAGGTGTTCGCGGCGCTCGACGCCGAGGACTACTACGACTTCCAGGTCAACCGGCCCACTGTCTTCCTGGACAACGGGGTCCGGAAGATCACCTGGCCGACGACCCGGCTCTCCGTGGTCCGGGTCGGCGGCGACAAACCCCGTGACCTGGTGCTCGTGCGCGGGATCGAGCCGTCCATGCGCTGGCGCTCCTTCTGCAACGAGATCCTCGCCTTCGCCCACGAGCTGGGCGTGGAGATGGTCGTGATCCTGGGCGCGCTGCTCGGGGACACCCCGCACACCCGGCCGGTCCCGGTCAGCGGCGTGACCTCCGACCCGGACCTGGCGCGCACGATGGACCTGGAGGAGACCCGGTACGAGGGCCCGACGGGCATCGTGGGCATCCTCCAGGAGGCGTGCACCCACGCGGGCGTGCCGGCGGTGAGTCTGTGGGCGGCGGTGCCGCACTACGTGTCGCAGCCGCCGAACCCGAAGGCGACCCTGGCGCTCCTCAACCGGCTGGAGGACCTGATCGGGCTGCGCATCCCGCTGGGCGAGCTGCCCGAGGACGCGCGGGCCTGGCAGGTGGGCGTGGACCAGCTGGCCGCCGAGGACAGCGAGGTCGCCGAGTACGTGCAGACCCTCGAGGAGGCCCGGGACACGGCGGAGCTGCCGGAGGCCTCGGGCGAGGCGATCGCCCGGGAGTTCGAGCGGTATCTGAGGCGGCGCGAGCCCGGCACGGGGCCGGGCGGCGGCCCGGGGGTGGCGATGGAGGGCGGCGACACGCCGTTCCTCCGGGACCCCGGCAGCGGCCGCACGCGTCCGCCGAAGCCGGAGCAGCCGGGTCCGGAGGCGGTCCCGGGCACGGAGACGGCCGAGGGTTCGGAGGAGACGGACGTTCCGGAGGGACCGACGGCGTCCGCCGACGGTTCACCGGACACGGACGCGGACACGGACGCGGGCAGGGACCCGGTCCTGGACACAGACGCAGACACGGGCGCAGACGCAGACGGTGACACGGGCGCGGGCAGCGACACGGACGGCGGCGCGGACGGCGAGTCCGGCAAGTAG
- a CDS encoding IclR family transcriptional regulator translates to MAKNIQSLERAAAMLRLLAGGERRLGLSDIANSLGLAKGTAHGILRTLQAEGFVEQEAASGRYQLGAELLRLGNSYLDVHELRARALVWTDDLARSSGESVHLGVLHQRGVLIVHHVFRPDDSRQVLEVGAMQPLHSTALGKVLSAYDPVAHSEVLEVEREPFTPRTTTELGEFESLLDMTRAKGWAADVEETWEGVASVAAPIHDRRRMPVGAVAVTGAVERLCPAGELRPELVAAVRDCARAVSRDLGAGRF, encoded by the coding sequence ATGGCGAAGAACATCCAGTCGCTTGAACGGGCGGCGGCCATGCTGCGGCTGCTCGCGGGCGGCGAGCGCCGGCTGGGCCTGTCCGACATCGCGAACTCACTGGGACTCGCCAAGGGCACCGCCCACGGCATCCTGCGCACCCTCCAGGCGGAGGGCTTCGTGGAGCAGGAGGCGGCCTCGGGCCGCTATCAGCTCGGCGCGGAGCTGCTGCGGCTGGGCAACAGCTATCTCGACGTGCACGAGCTGCGCGCGCGGGCACTGGTCTGGACGGACGACCTGGCGCGGTCGAGCGGCGAGAGTGTGCACCTGGGGGTGCTGCACCAGCGGGGCGTCCTGATCGTGCACCACGTCTTCCGGCCGGACGACAGCCGCCAGGTGCTGGAGGTGGGAGCCATGCAGCCGCTGCACTCCACGGCGCTCGGAAAGGTCCTGTCGGCGTACGACCCGGTGGCGCACAGCGAGGTCCTGGAAGTCGAGCGGGAGCCGTTCACGCCCCGCACGACCACGGAGCTCGGGGAGTTCGAGTCACTGCTCGACATGACGCGGGCCAAGGGCTGGGCGGCGGACGTGGAGGAGACCTGGGAGGGCGTCGCCTCGGTGGCGGCGCCGATCCACGACCGGCGGCGGATGCCGGTGGGCGCGGTGGCGGTGACGGGCGCCGTGGAGCGGCTGTGCCCGGCCGGGGAGCTGCGTCCCGAACTCGTGGCGGCGGTACGGGACTGCGCCCGCGCGGTCTCCCGCGACCTGGGAGCCGGGCGCTTCTGA
- a CDS encoding LLM class flavin-dependent oxidoreductase, with translation MKFQVLTIVHHSPHPLTGELLSATDRLEQVVTLGETAERLGFDAYAIGERHAGPFLSSAPTVLLAALAARTTRIRLLTGVTVVAILDPVRVAEDYATLDQLSRGRLELVVGKGAEAGHFDLFGLDEERQWDLQKEKYELLRRLWTEEGVDWEGEFRPSLKNVTTVPRPYAGPPRIWHGSATSLNSPELAARHGDPLFTANAIQPREAYARLIAHYREKFEEYGHDPAHARVAAGSGGLLIADTTEEAIARHKDLYEAKVRQSFRPHLEGKAGYNTPFRTIEDAVADGPQLIGSPQRIIDKILGYHAHYGHDLQSITVDTFGQSTAEQIETLQRFAEEIAPVVRREAPSTLWEE, from the coding sequence ATGAAATTCCAGGTGCTCACGATCGTCCACCACTCCCCGCATCCGCTCACCGGCGAACTCCTTTCCGCCACCGACCGGTTGGAGCAGGTCGTCACGCTCGGCGAGACCGCCGAACGGCTCGGCTTCGACGCCTACGCCATCGGCGAGCGGCACGCCGGCCCGTTCCTCTCCTCCGCCCCGACCGTGCTGCTGGCCGCGCTCGCCGCCCGTACCACCCGGATCAGACTGCTCACCGGCGTCACCGTCGTCGCGATCCTCGACCCGGTCCGGGTCGCCGAGGACTACGCCACCCTCGACCAGCTCTCCCGCGGCCGGCTCGAACTCGTCGTCGGCAAGGGCGCGGAGGCCGGCCACTTCGACCTCTTCGGCCTGGACGAGGAGCGGCAGTGGGACCTCCAGAAGGAGAAGTACGAGCTGCTCCGGCGGCTGTGGACGGAGGAGGGCGTCGACTGGGAGGGCGAGTTCCGGCCCTCGTTGAAGAACGTCACCACGGTGCCGCGCCCGTACGCGGGACCGCCGCGGATCTGGCACGGCTCGGCCACCAGCCTCAACTCCCCCGAACTCGCGGCCAGACACGGCGACCCGCTCTTCACCGCCAACGCGATCCAGCCCCGCGAGGCGTACGCAAGGCTCATCGCCCACTACCGGGAGAAGTTCGAGGAGTACGGGCACGACCCGGCGCACGCGCGCGTGGCGGCCGGTTCCGGCGGCCTGCTCATCGCCGACACGACCGAGGAGGCGATCGCCCGCCACAAGGACCTCTACGAGGCGAAGGTACGGCAGAGCTTCAGGCCGCACCTGGAGGGCAAGGCCGGGTACAACACCCCGTTCCGCACGATCGAGGACGCCGTCGCGGACGGTCCCCAGCTGATCGGCTCCCCGCAGCGGATCATCGACAAGATCCTCGGCTACCACGCCCACTACGGGCACGACCTGCAGTCCATCACGGTCGACACGTTCGGCCAGTCGACGGCCGAGCAGATCGAGACGCTCCAGCGCTTCGCCGAGGAGATCGCGCCGGTGGTCCGGAGGGAGGCGCCGAGCACGCTCTGGGAGGAGTGA
- a CDS encoding MIP/aquaporin family protein, with product MSSSDIFLGETIGTAVLILLGGGVCAAVTLKGSKARNAGWLAITFGWGFAVMTAVYMTASLSGAHLNPAVTVGIAIKDGEWGDVPVYIAGQMLGAMIGAVLVWVAYYGQFQAHLDDPEASGQKPIEGPGPVLGIFSTGPEIRNTWQNLATEIIGTVVLVLAVLTQGLNDSGKGLGVIGALITAFVVVSIGLSLGGPTGYAINPARDLGPRIVHALLPLKHKGGSDWSYAWIPVAGPLIGGAIAAGIYNIAFA from the coding sequence GTGTCCAGCTCCGACATCTTCCTCGGCGAGACCATCGGTACCGCCGTTCTGATTCTGCTCGGCGGCGGTGTGTGCGCCGCCGTCACGCTCAAGGGCTCCAAGGCCCGCAACGCGGGCTGGCTCGCGATCACCTTCGGGTGGGGCTTCGCCGTCATGACGGCCGTCTACATGACGGCTTCCCTCTCGGGTGCCCATCTGAACCCCGCCGTCACGGTCGGAATCGCGATCAAGGACGGCGAGTGGGGCGACGTCCCCGTCTACATCGCCGGCCAGATGCTCGGCGCCATGATCGGCGCCGTGCTGGTCTGGGTGGCCTACTACGGCCAGTTCCAGGCGCACCTCGACGACCCCGAGGCCTCGGGCCAGAAGCCGATCGAGGGCCCCGGCCCGGTGCTCGGCATCTTCTCCACCGGCCCCGAGATCCGGAACACCTGGCAGAACCTGGCCACCGAGATCATCGGCACCGTCGTGCTCGTCCTGGCCGTGCTCACCCAGGGCCTCAACGACAGCGGCAAGGGCCTCGGCGTCATAGGCGCCCTGATCACCGCGTTCGTCGTGGTCTCCATCGGCCTCTCGCTCGGCGGCCCGACCGGCTACGCGATCAACCCGGCCCGTGACCTCGGCCCGCGCATCGTGCACGCCCTGCTCCCGCTGAAGCACAAGGGCGGCTCCGACTGGAGCTACGCCTGGATCCCGGTCGCCGGTCCGCTGATCGGTGGAGCCATCGCCGCGGGTATCTACAACATCGCGTTCGCCTGA
- the metH gene encoding methionine synthase yields the protein MASLPTPSADSRNRAAALREALASRVVVADGAMGTMLQAQDPTLEDFQNLEGCNEILNITRPDIVRSVHQEYFAAGVDCVETNTFGANHAALGEYDIPERVHELSEAGARIAREVADEFTASTGRQRWVLGSIGPGTKLPTLGHAPYPLLRDAYQQNAEGLLAGGADALLVETTQDLLQTKASVIGARRALDALGADVPLIVSVTVETTGTMLLGSEIGAALTALEPLGIDMIGLNCATGPAEMSEHLRYLARHSRIPLSCMPNAGLPVLTSDGAHYPLSPAELADAQETFVREYGLSLIGGCCGTTPEHLRQVVERVRDLTPAAREPHPEPGAASLYQTVPFRQDTAYMAIGERTNANGSKKFREAMLEARWDDCVEMARDQIREGAHMLDLCVDYVGRDGVADMRELAGRFATASTLPIVLDSTEVDVLQAGLEKLGGRAVINSVNYEDGDGPESRFAKVTRLAQEHGAALIALTIDEEGQARTPEHKVAIAERLIEDLTGNWGIHESDILIDTLTFTICTGQEESRKDGIATIEAIRELKRRHPDVQTTLGLSNISFGLNPAARILLNSVFLDECVKAGLDSAIVHASKILPIARFDDEQVTTALDLIYDRRRPQQGDEPAYDPLQKLMALFEGVNTKSMKAGKTEELLALPLDERLKRRIIDGEKNGLEADLDDALTVRPALEIVNEILLDGMKTVGELFGSGQMQLPFVLQSAEVMKTAVAYLEPHMEKTDADGKGTIVLATVRGDVHDIGKNLVDIILSNNGYNVVNIGIKQPVSAILEAAEEHRADVIGMSGLLVKSTVIMKENLQELNQRELAAKYPVILGGAALTRAYVEQDLHEIYQGEVRYARDAFEGLRLMDALVAVKRGVPGAKLPELKQRRVPKRDTPVLPVEETDEPGGRSDVAVDNPVPTPPFWGTRVVKGIPLKDYASWLDEGALFKGQWGLKQARVGGATYEELVESEGRPRLRGLLDKLHTENLLEAAVVYGYFPCVSKGEDLIILDEAGNERTRFTFPRQRRGRRLCLADFFRPEESGETDVVGLQVVTVGSKIGEATAKLFESDSYRDYLELHGLSVQLAEAMAEYWHARVRAELGFAGEDPDAVEDMFDLKYRGARFSLGYGACPDLEDRAKIAELLRPERIGVHLSEEFQLHPEQSTDAIVIHHPEAKYFNAR from the coding sequence ATGGCCTCGTTGCCGACCCCTTCCGCAGACAGCCGGAACCGCGCCGCAGCCCTCCGCGAAGCACTCGCCAGCCGAGTCGTCGTCGCCGACGGCGCCATGGGCACCATGCTCCAGGCGCAGGACCCCACCCTCGAGGACTTCCAGAACCTCGAAGGCTGCAACGAGATCCTGAACATCACCAGGCCCGACATCGTCCGTTCGGTCCACCAGGAGTACTTCGCCGCCGGCGTCGACTGCGTCGAGACCAACACCTTCGGTGCCAACCACGCCGCCCTGGGCGAGTACGACATCCCCGAGCGCGTCCACGAACTCTCCGAGGCAGGCGCCCGCATCGCCCGCGAGGTCGCCGACGAGTTCACCGCCTCCACCGGCCGCCAGCGCTGGGTCCTCGGCTCCATCGGCCCCGGCACCAAGCTGCCGACCCTCGGCCACGCCCCGTACCCCCTGCTGCGCGACGCCTACCAGCAGAACGCCGAGGGCCTCCTCGCCGGCGGCGCCGACGCCCTGCTCGTCGAGACCACCCAGGACCTCCTCCAGACCAAGGCCTCCGTCATCGGCGCCCGCCGCGCCCTCGACGCCCTCGGCGCCGACGTGCCGCTCATCGTCTCCGTCACCGTCGAGACCACCGGCACCATGCTCCTCGGCTCCGAGATCGGCGCCGCCCTGACGGCCCTGGAGCCGCTCGGCATCGACATGATCGGCCTGAACTGCGCCACCGGCCCCGCCGAGATGAGCGAGCACCTCCGCTACCTCGCCCGCCACTCGCGCATCCCGCTCTCCTGCATGCCCAACGCCGGCCTGCCCGTCCTCACCTCCGACGGCGCCCACTACCCGCTGAGCCCCGCCGAGCTCGCGGACGCCCAGGAGACCTTCGTCCGCGAGTACGGCCTCTCCCTGATCGGCGGCTGCTGCGGTACGACCCCCGAGCACCTGCGCCAGGTCGTCGAGCGCGTCCGGGACCTCACCCCCGCCGCGCGCGAGCCGCACCCCGAGCCCGGCGCCGCCTCCCTGTACCAGACCGTGCCGTTCCGCCAGGACACGGCGTACATGGCGATCGGCGAGCGCACCAACGCCAACGGCTCGAAGAAGTTCCGCGAGGCCATGCTGGAGGCCCGCTGGGACGACTGCGTCGAGATGGCCCGCGACCAGATCCGCGAGGGCGCGCACATGCTCGACCTCTGCGTCGACTACGTGGGCCGCGACGGCGTCGCCGACATGCGCGAGCTCGCCGGTCGCTTCGCCACCGCCTCCACCCTGCCGATCGTCCTCGACTCCACCGAGGTGGACGTCCTCCAGGCCGGTCTGGAGAAGCTCGGCGGCCGGGCCGTCATCAACTCCGTCAACTACGAGGACGGCGACGGCCCCGAGTCCCGCTTCGCCAAGGTCACCCGGCTGGCGCAGGAGCACGGCGCCGCGCTCATCGCCCTCACCATCGACGAGGAGGGCCAGGCCCGCACCCCCGAGCATAAGGTCGCCATCGCCGAGCGGCTCATCGAGGACCTCACCGGCAACTGGGGCATCCACGAGTCCGACATCCTCATCGACACCCTGACCTTCACCATCTGTACCGGTCAGGAGGAGTCGCGCAAGGACGGCATCGCCACGATCGAGGCGATCCGCGAGCTGAAGCGCCGCCACCCGGACGTGCAGACCACCCTCGGTCTGTCCAACATCTCCTTCGGACTGAACCCGGCCGCGCGCATCCTGCTCAACTCGGTCTTCCTCGACGAGTGCGTCAAGGCCGGCCTCGACTCGGCGATCGTCCACGCCTCGAAGATCCTGCCGATCGCCCGCTTCGACGACGAGCAGGTCACCACCGCGCTCGACCTGATCTACGACCGGCGGCGCCCTCAGCAGGGCGACGAACCGGCCTACGACCCGCTGCAGAAGCTGATGGCCCTCTTCGAGGGCGTCAACACCAAGTCGATGAAGGCCGGCAAGACCGAGGAGCTCCTCGCCCTGCCGCTGGACGAGCGCCTCAAGCGCCGGATCATCGACGGCGAGAAGAACGGCCTGGAGGCCGACCTCGACGATGCCCTGACGGTCCGGCCCGCTCTGGAGATCGTCAACGAGATCCTGCTCGACGGCATGAAGACGGTCGGCGAGCTGTTCGGCTCGGGCCAGATGCAGCTGCCGTTCGTGCTCCAGTCCGCCGAGGTCATGAAGACCGCGGTGGCCTACCTCGAACCGCACATGGAGAAGACGGACGCCGACGGCAAGGGCACGATCGTCCTCGCCACCGTCCGCGGCGATGTCCACGACATCGGCAAGAACCTCGTCGACATCATCCTCTCCAACAACGGCTACAACGTCGTCAACATCGGCATCAAGCAGCCTGTCTCCGCGATCCTGGAGGCGGCGGAAGAACACCGGGCGGACGTCATCGGCATGTCCGGGCTCCTCGTGAAGTCCACCGTGATCATGAAGGAGAACCTCCAGGAGCTGAACCAGCGCGAGCTGGCCGCCAAGTACCCCGTGATCCTCGGCGGCGCCGCCCTCACCAGGGCGTACGTCGAACAGGACCTCCACGAGATCTACCAGGGCGAGGTCCGCTACGCCCGCGACGCCTTCGAGGGCCTGCGCCTCATGGACGCCCTCGTCGCCGTCAAGCGCGGCGTCCCCGGCGCCAAGCTCCCCGAGCTCAAGCAGCGGCGCGTCCCCAAGCGGGACACTCCGGTCCTCCCGGTGGAGGAGACGGACGAGCCGGGCGGCCGTTCCGACGTCGCCGTCGACAACCCCGTCCCCACCCCGCCGTTCTGGGGCACCCGCGTCGTCAAGGGCATCCCGCTCAAGGACTACGCCTCCTGGCTCGACGAGGGCGCCCTCTTCAAGGGCCAGTGGGGTCTCAAGCAGGCGCGCGTCGGCGGTGCCACGTACGAGGAGCTCGTCGAGAGCGAGGGCCGGCCGCGGCTGCGCGGTCTGCTCGACAAGCTGCACACCGAGAACCTCCTGGAGGCGGCCGTCGTCTACGGCTACTTCCCCTGCGTCTCCAAGGGCGAGGACCTGATCATCCTCGACGAGGCCGGCAACGAGCGGACCCGCTTCACCTTCCCGCGCCAGCGCCGCGGCCGCCGCCTCTGCCTCGCGGACTTCTTCCGCCCGGAGGAGTCCGGCGAGACCGATGTGGTCGGCCTCCAGGTCGTCACCGTCGGCTCGAAGATCGGCGAGGCCACCGCCAAGCTGTTCGAGTCCGACTCCTACCGCGACTACCTGGAGCTGCACGGCCTCTCCGTCCAGCTCGCCGAGGCCATGGCCGAGTACTGGCACGCCCGTGTCCGCGCCGAGCTCGGCTTCGCCGGAGAGGACCCGGACGCGGTCGAGGACATGTTCGACCTCAAGTACCGCGGTGCGCGCTTCTCCCTCGGTTACGGCGCCTGCCCCGACCTGGAGGACCGCGCGAAGATCGCGGAGCTGCTGCGTCCGGAGCGGATCGGCGTCCACCTCTCGGAGGAGTTCCAGCTCCACCCCGAGCAGTCCACCGACGCCATCGTGATCCACCACCCGGAGGCGAAGTACTTCAACGCCCGGTGA
- a CDS encoding glycerol-3-phosphate dehydrogenase/oxidase: MTTLQSVPALGTHPASGSLPSRAETRDRLSKATYDLLVIGGGILGISTAWHAAQSGLRVALVDAGDFAGATSSASSKLLHGGLRYLQTGAVKLVAENHFERRAVSRQVAPHLANPLTFYLPVYKGGPHGAAKLGAGVFAYSALSAFGDGVGHLLSPAKAAQDVPELRTDNLKAVAVYGDDQMNDARMALMTVRAAVDAGATVLNHAEVTGLRFTRGRVTGAELKDRTSGDEFGVTARLVLNATGPWVDHLRRMEDPNAAPSIRLSKGAHLVLKRTSPWKAALATPIDKYRITFALPWEDMLLLGTTDEEYEGDPGQVEVTEKDTAQILDEAAFSIRDQQLSRDLITYAFAGLRVLPGGPGDTSKAKRETVVTEGRGGMLSVAGGKWTTFRHIGRTVMKKLEQLPGHPLGEDYESVSTLPKRLPLPGIANPNAVAHRLLVDGPAPGPRMAADTARHLATHYGSLSFDIARMANENPELARRIHPDAPEIWAQVAYARDHEWAETADDVLRRRTTLTIRGLATDEIRADVEKMLDE; encoded by the coding sequence ATGACCACCCTGCAGAGCGTCCCTGCCCTTGGGACGCACCCGGCGTCCGGCTCCCTCCCGAGCCGCGCCGAGACCCGGGACCGGCTTTCCAAGGCGACGTACGACCTCCTGGTGATCGGCGGCGGCATCCTGGGCATCTCCACCGCCTGGCACGCCGCGCAGTCGGGCCTGCGGGTGGCCCTGGTGGACGCCGGCGACTTCGCCGGCGCCACCTCCTCCGCCTCCTCGAAGCTCCTCCACGGCGGTCTGCGCTACCTGCAGACCGGCGCGGTCAAGCTGGTCGCGGAGAACCACTTCGAGCGGCGTGCGGTCTCCCGTCAGGTGGCACCGCACCTCGCCAACCCCCTCACCTTCTACCTGCCCGTCTACAAGGGCGGCCCGCACGGCGCGGCCAAGCTCGGTGCCGGTGTCTTCGCCTACAGCGCCCTCTCCGCGTTCGGCGACGGCGTCGGGCACCTGCTCTCCCCCGCCAAGGCCGCGCAGGACGTGCCGGAGCTGCGCACCGACAACCTCAAGGCCGTGGCCGTCTACGGCGACGACCAGATGAACGACGCCCGCATGGCGCTGATGACGGTGCGCGCCGCCGTCGACGCCGGCGCCACCGTCCTCAACCACGCCGAGGTCACCGGGCTGCGCTTCACCCGCGGCCGGGTGACCGGCGCCGAGCTCAAGGACCGCACCAGCGGCGACGAGTTCGGCGTCACCGCCCGTCTCGTGCTCAACGCCACCGGCCCGTGGGTCGACCACCTGCGCCGGATGGAGGACCCGAACGCGGCCCCCTCCATCCGCCTCTCCAAGGGCGCGCACCTGGTCCTCAAGCGGACCTCGCCGTGGAAGGCCGCCCTGGCCACCCCGATCGACAAGTACCGCATCACCTTCGCCCTCCCCTGGGAGGACATGCTGCTGCTCGGCACCACCGACGAGGAGTACGAGGGCGACCCCGGCCAGGTCGAGGTCACCGAGAAGGACACCGCCCAGATCCTGGACGAGGCCGCCTTCTCCATCCGCGACCAGCAGCTGTCGCGCGATCTGATCACCTACGCCTTCGCCGGTCTGCGGGTGCTCCCGGGCGGGCCCGGCGACACCTCGAAGGCCAAGCGCGAGACGGTCGTCACCGAGGGCCGCGGCGGCATGCTGTCGGTGGCCGGCGGCAAGTGGACGACCTTCCGCCACATCGGCCGTACGGTGATGAAGAAGCTGGAGCAGCTCCCCGGCCACCCGCTGGGCGAGGACTACGAGTCGGTGTCGACGCTGCCGAAGCGGCTGCCGCTGCCCGGCATCGCCAACCCCAACGCCGTCGCGCACCGGCTGCTCGTCGACGGTCCGGCACCCGGCCCGCGGATGGCCGCAGACACCGCCAGGCACCTGGCGACGCACTACGGCTCGCTCTCCTTCGACATCGCCCGCATGGCGAACGAGAACCCGGAGCTGGCACGGCGCATACACCCGGACGCGCCGGAGATCTGGGCGCAGGTCGCCTACGCCCGCGATCACGAGTGGGCCGAGACGGCCGACGACGTGCTGCGCCGCCGTACGACGCTGACCATCCGCGGCCTCGCGACGGACGAGATCCGCGCGGACGTCGAGAAGATGCTGGACGAGTAG
- the glpK gene encoding glycerol kinase GlpK yields MTDAHTSGPFIAAIDQGTTSSRCIVFDKDGRIVSVDQKEHEQIFPKPGWVEHDAAEIWTNVQEVVAGALTKGGIAASDVKAIGITNQRETTLLWDKNTGEPVHNALVWQDTRTDALCKELGRNVGQDRFRRETGLPLASYFAGPKIRWMLDNVEGLRERAEAGDILFGTMDSWVIWNLTGGTDGGVHVTDVTNASRTMLMNLHTLAWDEKIAESMGVPLNVLPEIRSSAEVYGHVKDGALAGVPVASALGDQQAALFGQTCFAEGEAKSTYGTGTFMLMNTGDKIINSYSGLLTTVGYQIGDQKPVYALEGSIAVTGSLVQWMRDQMGLIKSAAEIETLASSVEDNGGAYFVPAFSGLFAPYWRSDARGVIAGLTRYVTKAHIARAVLEATAWQTREITDAMTKDSGVELTALKVDGGMTSNNLLMQTLSDFLDAPVVRPMVAETTCLGAAYAAGLAVGFWPDTDALRANWRRAAEWTPRMDADRRDSEYKSWLKAVERSMGWLDDASEE; encoded by the coding sequence GTGACCGACGCACACACCTCCGGCCCGTTCATCGCGGCCATCGACCAGGGCACCACCTCCTCCCGCTGCATCGTCTTCGACAAGGACGGCCGGATCGTCTCGGTCGACCAGAAGGAGCACGAGCAGATCTTCCCGAAGCCGGGCTGGGTCGAGCACGACGCCGCCGAGATCTGGACCAACGTCCAGGAGGTCGTCGCCGGAGCCCTGACGAAGGGCGGCATCGCCGCCTCCGACGTCAAGGCCATCGGCATCACCAACCAGCGCGAGACCACCCTGCTCTGGGACAAGAACACCGGTGAGCCCGTCCACAACGCCCTCGTCTGGCAGGACACCCGCACCGACGCCCTCTGCAAGGAGCTCGGCCGCAACGTCGGCCAGGACCGCTTCCGCCGCGAGACCGGCCTGCCGCTGGCCAGCTACTTCGCCGGCCCGAAGATCCGCTGGATGCTCGACAACGTCGAGGGGCTGCGCGAGCGCGCCGAGGCCGGCGACATCCTCTTCGGCACCATGGACTCGTGGGTCATCTGGAACCTCACGGGTGGCACCGACGGCGGCGTGCACGTCACCGACGTCACCAACGCCTCCCGCACCATGCTGATGAACCTGCACACGCTGGCCTGGGACGAGAAGATCGCGGAGTCGATGGGGGTCCCCCTCAACGTCCTCCCCGAGATCCGCTCCTCCGCCGAGGTCTACGGCCACGTCAAGGACGGCGCCCTCGCCGGTGTCCCGGTCGCCTCGGCGCTCGGCGACCAGCAGGCCGCCCTGTTCGGCCAGACCTGTTTCGCCGAGGGCGAGGCGAAGTCTACGTACGGCACCGGCACCTTCATGCTGATGAACACCGGCGACAAGATCATCAACTCCTACAGCGGCCTGCTGACCACGGTCGGCTACCAGATCGGCGACCAGAAGCCGGTCTACGCCCTGGAAGGCTCGATCGCCGTCACCGGTTCGCTGGTGCAGTGGATGCGCGACCAGATGGGACTCATCAAGTCCGCCGCCGAGATCGAGACCCTCGCGTCCTCGGTCGAGGACAACGGCGGCGCCTACTTCGTGCCGGCCTTCTCCGGCCTGTTCGCCCCGTACTGGCGCTCCGACGCCCGCGGTGTGATCGCCGGCCTCACCCGTTACGTCACCAAGGCGCACATCGCCCGTGCCGTCCTGGAGGCCACCGCCTGGCAGACCCGCGAGATCACCGACGCCATGACGAAGGACTCCGGCGTCGAGCTGACCGCCCTCAAGGTCGACGGCGGCATGACCTCCAACAACCTGCTGATGCAGACCCTCTCGGACTTCCTGGACGCGCCCGTCGTGCGTCCGATGGTCGCCGAGACCACCTGCCTCGGTGCCGCCTACGCCGCCGGCCTGGCCGTCGGCTTCTGGCCGGACACCGACGCGCTGCGCGCCAACTGGCGTCGCGCCGCGGAATGGACCCCTCGCATGGACGCCGACAGGCGCGACAGCGAGTACAAGAGCTGGCTCAAGGCCGTTGAACGTTCCATGGGCTGGCTCGACGACGCATCCGAGGAGTAA